CTCCTCAACGCCGTGCCCGCGCTTGGTTCTCTCGTGGATGAAGTTGAATATCGTCTGGACGCCGAGCTCAACGCGTGTCGTTCCGAGCTTCAGCATTCTGTCTATATGCCTCTCAAAGGCCCAGTCGGGGCGCGTTTCGATAGTAAGGCCTACCATCCTCACTCTGGCCCTCTCGTTCTTCCTCTGCTCGTCTTCAAGGTAGTAGTAGGGCTTTGCGTG
The sequence above is a segment of the Thermococcus sp. MV5 genome. Coding sequences within it:
- a CDS encoding radical SAM protein, producing the protein HAKPYYYLEDEQRKNERARVRMVGLTIETRPDWAFERHIDRMLKLGTTRVELGVQTIFNFIHERTKRGHGVEEIVRATQLLRDAGLKINYHIMPGLPGSNFERDLYTFRAIFEDSRFRPDMLKIYPT